The following proteins are co-located in the Doryrhamphus excisus isolate RoL2022-K1 chromosome 15, RoL_Dexc_1.0, whole genome shotgun sequence genome:
- the tyk2 gene encoding non-receptor tyrosine-protein kinase TYK2 isoform X2 has protein sequence MGSGIMPVRGFSKRRSKAKSSPGPLEAPQHPGIHVYLFWSPDGERYLSHVVSEKVTAEELCIMSAEAVGIAPLYHVLFALYEPLSRCWYSPNHIFNPEEDCRLVLHYRMRFYFRNWHGLNDREPLVTRFAVGGGDAPLLDIKSLEYLFAQAKYDFVNEVIEMEKGELGRFHNESLGMAVLHLTHLALQTGRTLRRVAKKTSFETCIPKSFAKHISEDKMLTKIRIRRTFERFVETYQGYTDGKQLDVKRIMCKYICTLEYLAPRFGTETFSPCLLRLSQDEDTSQAPEAEDAVAWEIMVSAADGIQWRATTSDSQADGSLSNGHGASMPPPSQRSAATPTKWARFCDFPDIIHIAINEANVCISTQDNKRMEVEMSSSQEARSFISLLDGYYRLTADAHHYLCHEVAPPRVLLSEANGLHGPMSDDFVRLKLRKEAADEGVFLLRWSCLFYHRIILAVLDKNQNGSKPSHTQFCIQHNGSVFTLDGWDQEFSSLKELTDTLKNYILNCDTESYTVKKCCLPRQGELSNLLVKRHGVDHSADSHSSSPNTLELCFQIKYKDIKQGEHLGYGTRTDIYSGHLRVGGRAEEKDEDELSGDRRQTVRVVLKVLEHSPEDVRFAFFETASLMSQMSHRHLVGIYGLSVNGSENIMVEEFVEFGPLDVFLHKEKAKVTPRWKFIAARQLASALNYLAAKGCVHGNVCARNILVARRGLEQGTSPLVKLSDPGIALNLLSQKERLERIPWIAPECVRGDSSVSLCADQWGFGMTMLEIYNNGDLPISDDALRQEEFYKQRAWLLPSSPELAGFISKCLTHEPSDRPSFSSLLRDLIDIMNKNPDISPSDTLPKTHATVFHKRFLKFKGELGKGNFGKVALYMYDPANDGTGELLAIKALKQESGHLSKCWLKEIDILKSLDHSNIVKYKGRTEIGGQVVQLIMEYLPLGSLEKFLQKGEHSTSQCLLFAQQICQGMEYLHSQRYIHRDLAARNVLVKNNSLVKIGDFGLSKHIPEDDTYYRVREDGDSPVF, from the exons gggtCTGGCATCATGCCTGTTAGGGGGTTTTCAAAGAGACGTTCCAAAGCAAAGTCCTCTCCAGGGCCTCTGGAGGCACCTCAGCATCCCGGCATCCATGTGTACCTCTTCTGGAGCCCAGATGGAGAGCGTTATCTGTCCCATGTGGTGTCAGAAAAGGTCACGGCGGAGGAGCTGTGCATTATGTCTGCGGAGGCTGTCG GTATAGCTCCTCTTTACCATGTGTTGTTTGCGCTGTACGAGCCACTGTCACGCTGTTGGTACAGTCCTAATCATATTTTCAACCCAGAGGAGGATTGCCGTCTGGTGCTTCACTACAGAATGAG gttttACTTTCGGAATTGGCACGGACTTAACGACAGGGAGCCGCTTGTGACTCGTTTTGCTGTGGGTGGCGGCGATGCACCACTGCTTGATATCAAATCACTGGAGTATTTATTCgcccag GCTAAATATGACTTTGTCAATGAAGTGATTGAAATGGAAAAAGGGGAGCTGGGTCGATTCCATAATGAGAGCCTAGGGATGGCCGTGCTGCACCTAACGCACCTGGCGCTGCAGACGGGGCGCACCTTGAGGCGCGTGGCGAAAAAGACCAG ttttgaaaCCTGCATCCCAAAGTCTTTCGCCAAGCACATCTCTGAAGACAAAATGCTGACAAAAATTCGTATCCGGCGGACGTTTGAGAGATTCGTAGAGACCTACCAGGGCTACACGGACGGCAAGCAGCTGGATGTCAAGAGAATTATGTGCAAATACATCTGCACCCTTGAGTACTTGGCTCCACGTTTCGGCACCGAGACCTTCTCGCCGTGTCTTCTGAGGCTCAGTCAGGACGAGGACACAAGTCAAGCTCCTGAAGCTGAGGACGCAGTAGCGTGGGAAATAATGGTGTCTGCCGCCGATGGGATTCAGTGGAGGGCGACGACGAGCGATTCGCAG GCTGACGGCAGTTTAAGCAACGGCCACGGGGCCTCCATGCCACCGCCCAGCCAGAGGAGTGCTGCCACCCCCACCAAGTGGGCCCGCTTCTGTGATTTCCCTGATATCATTCACATCGCCATCAATGAGGCTAATGTGTGCATTAGCACTCAGGACAATAAGCGTATG GAGGTTGAGATGAGCTCCAGCCAGGAGGCCCGCTCCTTCATCTCACTGCTAGATGGATACTACCGGCTGACTGCGGACGCCCACCACTATCTTTGTCATGAAGTGGCGCCCCCCAGGGTGCTGCTGAGTGAAGCTAATGGACTGCATGGGCCGATGTc TGATGACTTTGTGAGACTGAAGTTGAGAAAGGAGGCAGCAGACGAAGGAGTTTTTCTTCTGCGCTGGAGCTGCCTCTTCTATCACAGAATTATCCTGGCCGTGCTGGACAAAAACCAG AATGGATCCAAGCCAAGCCACACGCAGTTCTGCATCCAGCATAACGGGTCCGTCTTCACCCTGGACGGCTGGGACCAGGAATTCTCCAGTCTGAAGGAGCTCACAGACACCCTGAAGAACTACATACTCAACTGCGACACAGAGAGCTACACTGTTAAAAAATGCTGTCTGCCCCGACAAGGAG AGCTGTCCAACCTTCTGGTGAAGAGGCACGGTGTGGATCACAGTGCAGACAGCCACTCTTCTTCTCCAAACACGTTGGAGCTGTGCTTCCAGATCAAGTACAAGGACATCAAACAA GGAGAGCATTTGGGTTATGGCACTAGAACTGACATCTACTCAGGACACCTACGAGTCGGGGGACGAGCCGAGGAGAAGGATGAGGATGAGTTGAGCGGTGATCGACGGCAGACGGTCCGAGTGGTGCTGAAGGTTCTGGAACACAGCCCCGAAGATGTCAGATTT GCTTTCTTTGAAACGGCCAGCCTCATGAGCCAAATGTCTCATCGTCACCTGGTGGGAATCTACGGCTTGTCTGTCAACGGATCTGAAA ACATCATGGTGGAGGAGTTTGTAGAATTTGGGCCCTTGGATGTTTTCCTTcataaagaaaaagccaaagtgaCTCCGCGGTGGAAATTTATTGCAGCCCGACAGCTTGCCAGTGCCCTGAATTACCTC GCGGCTAAAGGTTGTGTTCACGGGAACGTTTGTGCCCGGAACATCCTGGTGGCGAGACGAGGTCTGGAGCAAGGTACATCGCCTCTTGTCAAGCTGAGCGACCCAGGAATCGCTCTCAATTTGCTCTCCCAAAAAG AGCGACTTGAACGAATTCCCTGGATCGCTCCCGAGTGCGTTCGCGGCGACTCGTCCGTCAGCCTATGTGCTGACCAGTGGGGCTTCGGCATGACGATGCTGGAAATCTACAACAACGGCGATCTCCCCATCAGTGATGACGCATTGCGTCAG GAGGAGTTTTATAAGCAGAGGGCATGGTTGTTACCGTCCTCCCCGGAGCTGGCCGGCTTCATCAGCAAATGTCTCACCCACGAGCCCTCGGACAGACCTTCCTTCAGCTCTCTGCTCAGAGACCTCATCGACATCATGAACAAAA ATCCCGATATATCCCCCAGTGATACACTCCCGAAGACTCATGCCACCGTTTTCCACAAACGCTTCCTGAAATTCAAAGGAGAGTTAGGAAAG GGTAATTTTGGAAAGGTGGCTCTGTACATGTACGACCCAGCCAATGACGGGACGGGAGAGCTGTTGGCCATCAAGGCTTTAAAGCAAGAGAGCGGTCACCTGTCCAAATGTTGGCTGAAGGAGATCGACATCCTGAAGTCACTCGATCACAGCAACATTGTCAAGTACAAAGGACGCACTGAAATAG GAGGGCAAGTGGTGCAGCTAATAATGGAGTACCTTCCTCTGGGGAGCCTGGAAAAGTTCCTTCAAAAGGGTGAACACAGTACTTCCCAGTGCCTGCTGTTTGCTCAGCAGATCTGCCAG GGGATGGAGTACTTGCACTCGCAGCGATACATCCATCGGGACCTCGCCGCCCGGAATGTTTTGGTGAAAAACAACAGTTTGGTAAAGATCGGAGACTTTGGCCTCTCCAAGCACATCCCTGAGGACGATACATACTATCGTGTGCGTGAGGATGGGGACAGCCCTGTGTTCTG